A stretch of Gossypium hirsutum isolate 1008001.06 chromosome A06, Gossypium_hirsutum_v2.1, whole genome shotgun sequence DNA encodes these proteins:
- the LOC107928046 gene encoding putative RING-H2 finger protein ATL69, with the protein MSTADPPVSTTGVGLGYGIAIAVSILVLISTIMLASYACVRVKASGSGNRSRRNSNGGNSNGTNRGITEDDSMEVATVVVGLDGPVIELYPKIIVGESRRLPKPNNGPCCICLTEYQPKDQIRCIPDCQHCFHVDCIDEWLRMNATCPLCRNSPAPSQGPTPSTTPLSALVPLAFNGR; encoded by the coding sequence ATGTCTACGGCGGATCCGCCGGTATCGACAACTGGCGTCGGACTTGGTTACGGCATAGCCATTGCCGTTAGCATCCTTGTACTAATCTCAACGATCATGCTGGCTTCCTACGCTTGCGTGAGAGTTAAAGCTAGTGGAAGCGGCAATCGAAGTCGCCGGAATAGCAACGGCGGCAATAGCAACGGCACGAATCGCGGCATTACCGAGGACGACTCAATGGAAGTTGCTACGGTGGTGGTAGGTCTCGACGGTCCGGTCATCGAGTTGTACCCGAAGATTATCGTCGGCGAGAGTCGCCGGCTGCCAAAGCCCAATAATGGGCCGTGTTGCATTTGTTTGACGGAATATCAGCCTAAGGATCAGATACGGTGCATCCCAGATTGTCAACATTGTTTCCATGTTGATTGTATTGACGAATGGCTACGGATGAATGCCACGTGCCCTTTGTGTAGGAATTCACCGGCTCCTTCGCAAGGTCCCACACCTTCTACTACTCCTTTATCAGCGTTGGTGCCTTTAGCCTTCAATGGTAGGTGA